A single window of Cherax quadricarinatus isolate ZL_2023a chromosome 10, ASM3850222v1, whole genome shotgun sequence DNA harbors:
- the LOC128687982 gene encoding endoglucanase A, producing the protein MLRVLVQTLLLGVASLTLLYTGVEAQMCETISMITETPNSYDANFTAQTLIPLVDGVDCIITFDSPPDSITFWDGSLEKIDDTHYRFYNDRFYETGVIIQPFHFKVSYTDVKPNIVGIDLNGQDVCDGTLQWTTETPFINTCEPTGMGKYDYAQVLCMSFLFYEAQRSGHLPDDQRVTPWRWDSALGDGSDVGHDLTGGYYDAGDHVKFGFPMAYTATVLAWGLIDFAEGYEKAGQTEYGRAAVKWATDYFLKAHTAEYEFYGQVGAGQVDHSFWGRPEDMHMERPSMKIDKSAPGSDLACETAAALAAASIVFKEVDSAYSAELLDVAKELYAFGDEYRLEYHLSITDATDFYRSWSGYGDELLWGALWLYRATEDATYLTKAQAAWDEFTLGQGALQFSWDDKKAGAYALGSLVDPSSTMYEEALKAFLSYLKTEAQYTPGGLVYLDAWGSNRHAANVAFISLFAAKYGDQADAAANTEWATGQLGYILGDFGHSFVVGYGVDPPTRPHHRSSSCPIPPQSCLKDSWGQIQPGPNPHTLYGALVGGPDSGDGYTDVRTDYQHNEVACDYNAAFSGALAAMVEIS; encoded by the exons ATGTTGCGAGTCCTCGTTCAGACCCTCCTGCTGGGGGTTGCCAGCCTCACACTCCTGTACACAG GAGTGGAGGCTCAGATGTGTGAGACCATCTCCATGATCACTGAGACCCCTAACAGCTACGATGCCAACTTCACTGCCCAGACCCTCATACCACTAGTTGATGGTGTTGACTGTATAATTACTTTCGACTCTCCTCCTGACAGCATAACT TTCTGGGACGGCTCCTTGGAAAAGATCGATGACACTCACTACAGGTTTTACAACGATAGGTTCTACGAGACGGGCGTCATTATACAGCCCTTCCACTTCAAGGTGTCCTACACTGACGTCAAGCCCAACATTGTTGGCATTGATCTGAATGGCCAGGATGTTTGCG ACGGGACCCTGCAGTGGACCACTGAGACACCTTTCATAAACACCTGCGAACCTACTGGAATGGGGAAATATGACTACGCCCAG GTCTTGTGCATGTCCTTCCTGTTCTACGAAGCTCAGCGGTCGGGTCATCTGCCTGATGATCAACGTGTTACTCCATGGAGGTGGGACTCTGCCTTGGGCGATGGCTCTGATGTGGGTCATGACCTTACTGGCGGTTACTACgacg CTGGTGACCACGTTAAGTTTGGCTTCCCGATGGCCTATACAGCCACTGTCCTGGCCTGGGGGCTCATCGACTTTGCTGAGGGTTATGAGAAAGCTG GTCAAACGGAATATGGTCGTGCTGCAGTCAAGTGGGCCACAGACTACTTCCTCAAGGCCCACACTGCTGAATATGAATTTTACGGCCAG GTTGGAGCGGGACAAGTGGACCACAGCTTCTGGGGTCGACCTGAAGACATGCACATGGAACGACCCTCCATGAAGATTGACAAGAGCGCACCAG GAAGTGACCTGGCTTGTGAGACTGCTGCCGCCCTCGCTGCTGCCTCCATTGTCTTCAAg GAGGTTGACTCCGCCTATTCGGCCGAGCTGTTGGACGTAGCCAAGGAGCTCTATGCCTTCGGTGATGAGTACCGCCTCGAGTACCACTTGTCCATCACCGACGCTACAGACTTCTACAG GTCGTGGAGCGGGTACGGAGATGAGCTGCTGTGGGGAGCGCTGTGGCTGTACCGAGCTACAGAAGATGCCACCTACCTCACCAAGGCTCAGGCAGCCTGGGATGAGTTTACTCTGGGCCAGGGCGCACTACAGTTCTCCTGGGATGACAAGAAGGCCGGCGCTTAT GCTCTGGGCTCACTAGTAGACCCCAGCAGTACCATGTACGAGGAAGCCTTAAAGGCGTTCCTTTCTTACCTGAAGACTGAGGCCCAGTACACCCCAGGTGGTCTTGTCTACCTGGACGCTTGGGGCTCCAACCGTCACGCTGCTAACGTTGCCTTCATCTCCCTCTTT GCAGCCAAGTATGGAGACCAAGCAGATGCAGCCGCTAACACGGAATGGGCTACAGGCCAGCTCGGATACATCCTGGGTGACTTCGGACACTCCTTTGTCGTGGGCTATGGTGTAGATCCTCCCACACGTCCCCACCACCGCTCCAG CTCGTGCCCGATTCCTCCACAGTCGTGTCTGAAAGACAGCTGGGGTCAGATCCAGCCAGGACCCAACCCTCACACTCTCTACGGTGCTCTCGTCGGCGGTCCTGACTCA GGTGACGGCTACACCGACGTCCGCACAGATTACCAGCATAACGAGGTTGCTTGTGATTACAACGCCGCCTTCAGTGGAGCTCTGGCAGCTATGGTAGAGATCAGTTAG